Proteins encoded by one window of Microtus pennsylvanicus isolate mMicPen1 chromosome 18, mMicPen1.hap1, whole genome shotgun sequence:
- the LOC142837847 gene encoding mas-related G-protein coupled receptor member B4-like: MRIDVAKRNDDHEEHNPGMEVQKSTINVDNSPSLLLSTAQARINRIGPKLHLTSFPATVGGITQGTLLVCVLTVISLISVPVKKQQVQEQSSFKSHWPVWDNIREFLSLGSATPATNWTNNTAVNESVYNQYLNCSTNGTLFYTLNIVTVIVSLVGLVGNAIVLCLLGFCMHRNTFSVYILNLAGADFLFLCFETLYSLEKHFDIHGIYIDIPNSLNILLNFAYLAGLSMLTAISAERCLSVVCPIWYRCRRPRHTSTVMCTLLWALSLLLSLLEGKACGWFYGFDYGWCKKLDFITFAWLIVLIVVLLGSTLTLLVRIFCDSRRIPVTRLYVTIAFTVMVFLLFGLSYGIYWFFLFWTGIVFICNAFEMSSFLSCVNSCANPIIYFLVGSIRHHRLQQQTLKMRLQRAIQDTPEEEVGVRGSSGEPEEQGTVLCSS, from the exons ATGAGGATAGATGTTGCAAAGAGGAATGATGATCATGAAGAGCATAACCCAGGTATGGAGGTACAGAAAAGCACAATAAATGTTGACAATAGTCCTTCATTGTTG CTCTCGACAGCCCAAGCCAGGATCAACCGTATTGGGCCTAAACTGCACCTTACATCATTCCCAGCCACTGTGGGAGGGATAACACAGGGAACTTTGCTAGTCTGCGTTCTCACGGTGATCTCTCTGATCTCTGTTCCGGTGAAAAAGCAGCAGGTACAGGAACAGTCCTCATTCAAATCCCACTGGCCAGTGTG ggACAATATTAGAGAATTTCTAAGCTTGGGTTCAGCCACCCCAGCTACCAACTGGACTAACAACACAGCAGTGAATGAAAGTGTCTACAATCAATATTTAAACTGTTCTACGAATGGTACACTGTTCTACACACTGAATATCGTTACTGTCATCGTTTCCCTGGTCGGGCTGGTTGGAAATGCCATAGTGCTTTGCCTTCTTGGCTTCTGCATGCACAGGAATACCTTCTCTGTCTACATCCTCAACCTTGCCGGGgctgacttcctcttcctctgctttgaGACTTTATATTCCCTGGAGAAGCATTTCGATATCCATGGCATCTACATTGATATACCCAACTCTTTGAATATTTTGCTCAATTTTGCTTACCTTGCAGGTCTGAGCATGCTCACTGCCATTAGTGCTGAGCGTTGTCTCTCTGTTGTGTGTCCCATCTGGTATCGTTGCAGACGCCCAAGACATACATCAACTGTCATGTGCACTCTGCTCTGGGCCTTGTCCCTGCTGTTGAGCCTCCTGGAAGGGAAGGCATGTGGCTGGTTTTATGGTTTTGATTATGGTTGGTGTAAGAAACTAGATTTCATCACTTTTGCCTGGTTAATTGTGTTAATTGTAGTCCTCTTAGGGTCAACCCTGACTCTGCTCGTCAGAATTTTCTGCGACTCAAGACGGATACCAGTGACCAGGCTGTACGTAACCATTGCCTTCACAGTGATGGTCTTCCTGCTCTTTGGCTTGTCCTATGGCATctactggtttttcttattttggaCTGGGATAGTTTTCATCTGCAATGCTTTTgagatgtcatcatttttatcCTGTGTTAACAGCTGTGCCAATCCCATCATTTACTTCCTTGTTGGCTCCATCAGGCATCACAGGTTACAACAGCAGACTCTGAAGATGCGTCTGCAGAGAGCCATTCAGGACACTCCTGAGGAGGAAGTTGGAGTGAGGGGCTCTTCAGGAGAGCCTGAAGAGCAGGGAACAGTCTTGTGCAGCAGTTGA